The proteins below are encoded in one region of Telopea speciosissima isolate NSW1024214 ecotype Mountain lineage chromosome 10, Tspe_v1, whole genome shotgun sequence:
- the LOC122643324 gene encoding uncharacterized protein LOC122643324: protein MAEGLRSKERSANLSMDVIVTKCSELILESKKDDEERIYDHRPRLQQFHRANRGIKVDFPRFLDGDPVDCRIYGLSDDMLKSCFISGLKPMLRREVLALQPDSLQQALDLARLQEDKFLDFKPYAKPWQQKPISINPLPSILGPSPTTQISNQTPKQPIRRLSEAEQQQRRQKGLCFNCDEKFHVGHRCKGRSTLLLLEGDEFMDEVLPNEIEESQEPNSDPEISLHALMGHRSPKSLRLKGRINNSSVESVFDTPNILPPQRLNDHRISLESHSKAVSIRPYRYPHYQKAEMEKMVADMLADGIIQPSVSPYSSPVLALNNVTIKDKFPIPTVDELIDELHDATWFSKLDLRSGYHQIRMHTADIPKTACRTHQGHYEFLVMPFGLTNAPSTFQATMNRIFEPYLRKFVIIFFDDILVYSKTVEDHANHLALVLQCLQQNQFYAKLSKCSFAQSSIGYLGHIISSTGLQPDPEKIDAIANWPAPTTVKRLRGFLGLTGYYRKFIQGYASIASPLTDLLKKDAYKWTPTAEQSFQ from the exons ATGGCAGAAGGTCTTCGATCAAAGGAGAGGTCTGCAAATCTTTCAATGGATGTGATCGTGACTAAATGCTCAGAGCTCATTCTTGAATCAAAGAAAGATGATGAAGAGAGGATCT ATGATCATCGTCCTCGTCTTCAGCAGTTTCACCGTGCCAACAGAGGTATTAAAGTTGATTTTCCTCGATTTCTTGATGGTGATCCTGTTGACTG TCGTATCTATGGCCTCAGTGATGATATGTTAAAGAGTTGTTTCATTTCTGGCCTCAAGCCAATGCTCAGAAGAGAGGTCCTAGCATTACAACCTGATTCTCTGCAACAGGCCCTGGATCTTGCTAGATTGCAGGAGGACAAATTCCTTGATTTCAAACCTTATGCTAAACCTTGGCAGCAGAAACCAATATCTATCAATCCATTGCCTTCAATTTTGGGCCCTAGTCCTACCACCCAAATTTCTAATCAGACTCCCAAACAACCAATAAGGAGGTTATCAGAGGCTGAGCAACAGCAAAGGAGGCAAAAGGGCCTTTGCTTTAATTGTGATGAAAAGTTCCATGTGGGTCACAGGTGTAAAGGTCGGTCCACTCTTTTGCTGTTAGAGGGTGATGAGTTCATGGATGAGGTGTTACCCAATGAAATTGAGGAATCGCAAGAACCTAATTCTGATCCAGAAATCAGTCTACATGCCTTAATGGGCCATCGGTCCCCTAAATCCTTGCGACTCAAAGGTCGGATCAACAACTCCAGTGTTGAG TCTGTATTCGATACTCCAAACATATTACCTCCTCAGAGACTAAATGATCACCGGATCTCACTTGAGTCCCACTCAAAGGCTGTATCTATTAGACCTTATAGATACCCTCACTATCAGAAAGctgaaatggagaaaatggTGGCTGATATGCTTGCAGATGGGATTATCCAACCGAGTGTCAGTCCCTACAGTAGCCCAGTGCT AGCTCTGAACAATGTAACAATCAAAGATAAATTTCCTATCCCTACTGTCGATGAGCTAATTGATGAACTACATGATGCAACTTGGTTTTCTAAGCTAGATCTCAGATCGGGTTATCATCAAATACGAATGCATACTGCAGACATTCCTAAAACTGCTTGTCGAACTCATCAAGGCCACTATGAGTTCCTTGTGATGCCATTTGGCCTCACAAATGCCCCAAGTACCTTTCAAGCAACTATGAACAGAATTTTTGAGCCTTATCTTCGTAAATTTGTGATTatattttttgatgatatacTGGTCTATAGCAAGACGGTGGAAGATCATGCAAACCACTTAGCTTTGGTCTTGCAATGCCTACAGCAGAATCAATTTTATGCCAAGCTCTCCAAGTGCAGCTTTGCTCAGTCTTCTATTGGTTACTTGGGCCATATAATCAGTTCTACAGGGTTACAACCAGACCCAGAGAAAATTGATGCCATTGCTAACTGGCCTGCCCCAACTACAGTGAAAAGGCTGCGGGGTTTTTTGGGTCTCACGGGCTATTACCGGAAATTTATACAAGGCTATGCTTCAATTGCTTCTCCTCTTACAGACCTCCTTAAGAAGGATGCTTATAAATGGACCCCAACTGCTGAACAAAGCTTTCAATAG